From a region of the Panicum virgatum strain AP13 chromosome 2K, P.virgatum_v5, whole genome shotgun sequence genome:
- the LOC120692584 gene encoding uncharacterized protein LOC120692584 — translation MRRRRSCLSCLPMGTEALPIERQFVPPAVLPSWPASADGGFAKGSIDLGGLEVLQITTFDKVWSTTQGGQDGDGATFFKPSPVPGGFSVLGHYAQPNNRPLFGHVLVARDTSGTGALLAAPVDYKLVWSSPDGAGHFWLPTAPDGYKAAGALVTATSDKPSLDEVRCVRADFADACETEESVLSSDKDGFSTATLRPAVRAIDARGVHAGTFLAQSSATPGGASTLACLKNNSARYTSSMPDLAQLNSLLAAYAPHVYLHPNEPYLPSSVTWFFENGALLYQKGSQTPTPVAADGSNLPQGGGNDGGYWLDLPVDSKQREMVKKGDLAGAKVYVQAKPMLGGTVTDLAVWIFYPFNGPARAKVGLLTIPLGEIGEHVGDWEHVTLRVSNFSGELLRMYFSQHSAGTWVEASQLEYLGGDDGGNRPVAYASLHGHALYPKAGLVLQGDARLGVGIRNDTARGSRLDAGGGGRCEVVSAEYLGVAEPAWLGFEREWGPREEYDIGREINRVARILPRSVRERLAKLVEKVLVGDGPTGPKMHGNWRNDEREA, via the exons ATGCGAAGGAGAAGGTCGTGCTTGTCTTGCCTGCCCATGGGAACGGAGGCGCTGCCCATTGAGAGGCAATTCGTTCCTCCGGCCGTGCTACCCTCGTGGCCGGCCTCAGCAG ATGGAGGATTTGCAAAGGGCAGCATAGACCTTGGAGGCCTAGAAGTGCTCCAAATCACCACGTTCGACAAGGTGTGGTCCACCACGCAAGGCGGccaggacggcgacggcgccaccTTCTTCAAGCCCTCGCCGGTCCCGGGCGGCTTCTCCGTGCTCGGCCACTACGCGCAGCCCAACAACCGCCCTCTCTTCGGCCACGTGCTCGTCGCTCGGGACACGTCCGGCACGGGAGCTCTCCTTGCCGCGCCCGTAGACTACAAACTCGTCTGGTCCAGCCCGGACGGCGCCGGCCATTTCTGGCTCCCGACGGCGCCAGACGGTTACAAGGCGGCCGGCGCGCTTGTCACGGCCACGTCCGACAAACCTTCGCTCGACGAGGTCCGGTGCGTCCGCGCCGACTTCGCCGACGCGTGCGAGACCGAGGAGTCGGTGCTGAGCAGCGACAAGGACGGCTTTAGCACCGCCACTCTGAGGCCGGCTGTCCGTGCCATCGACGCCCGTGGCGTGCACGCCGGCACATTCCTCGCCCAGAGCAGCGCGACGCCGGGCGGCGCCTCGACGCTGGCGTGCCTGAAGAACAACAGCGCGCGTTACACATCCTCCATGCCTGACCTGGCCCAGCTGAACTCCCTCCTCGCGGCCTACGCGCCGCACGTGTACCTGCACCCGAACGAGCCTTACTTGCCTTCGTCGGTGACGTGGTTCTTCGAGAACGGCGCGCTGCTGTACCAGAAGGGCAGCCAGACCCCGACGCCGGTGGCCGCCGACGGGTCGAACCTCCCGCAAGGCGGCGGCAACGACGGCGGGTACTGGCTGGACCTGCCGGTGGACAGCAAGCAGAGGGAGATGGTCAAGAagggcgacctcgccggcgcgaAGGTGTACGTGCAGGCGAAGCCGATGCTGGGCGGGACGGTGACCGACCTCGCCGTGTGGATCTTCTACCCGTTCAACGGGCCGGCGCGCGCCAAGGTGGGCCTCCTCACGATCCCGCTTGGCGAGATTGGCGAGCACGTCGGCGACTGGGAGCACGTGACGCTGCGGGTGAGCAacttctccggcgagctcctccggaTGTACTTCTCGCAGCACAGCGCGGGCACGTGGGTGGAGGCGTCGCAGCTGGAGTACCTCGGCGGGGACGACGGCGGGAACAGGCCGGTGGCGTACGCGTCGCTGCACGGGCACGCGCTGTACCCGAAGGCGGGGCTGGTGCTGCAGGGCGACGCGAGGCTGGGCGTGGGGATCCGGAACGACACAGCCAGGGGGAGCAggctggacgccggcggcggcgggcggtgcgaGGTGGTGTCGGCGGAGTACCTCGGCGTGGCGGAGCCGGCGTGGCTCGGGTTCGAGCGTGAGTGGGGGCCGAGGGAGGAGTACGACATCGGGCGCGAGATCAACCGCGTGGCGAGGATCCTGCCGCGGTCGGTGAGGGAGCGGCTGGCCAAGCTGGTGGAGAAGGTGCTCGTCGGCGATGGGCCGACGGGGCCCAAGATGCACGGCAACTGGAGAAACGACGAGAGGGAGGCCTGA